Proteins from a single region of Allocatelliglobosispora scoriae:
- a CDS encoding nitroreductase family protein, which yields MNDLYPFRVYSPPRLPIEEGLRRVRALHRHLDERRSVRLFSADPVPAECIEWAVRCANTAPSGAHLQPWKFVAVTDAGIRHRIREAAEAEERQNYEGGRLTPEWREALAPLGTDSDKSYLDVVPWIVVCFAEKSVPTPEGSLRKAYYVNESVGIACGLFIEALHTMGLATLTHTPNPMAFLTEILERPAHERPYILFPVGYPGPGATVPDLTRKPLEEALEFFPANGL from the coding sequence ATGAACGATCTATATCCCTTTCGGGTCTACTCGCCGCCGCGGCTGCCGATCGAGGAGGGCCTGCGGCGGGTCCGCGCGCTGCACCGCCACCTCGACGAGCGGCGCAGTGTCCGGCTCTTCAGCGCTGATCCCGTACCCGCTGAATGTATCGAGTGGGCCGTGCGCTGCGCGAACACCGCGCCCAGCGGCGCGCACCTGCAGCCCTGGAAGTTCGTCGCCGTGACCGATGCCGGGATCCGGCACCGGATCCGCGAGGCGGCGGAGGCGGAGGAGCGGCAGAACTACGAGGGGGGACGGCTGACACCGGAGTGGCGCGAGGCGCTGGCGCCGCTCGGCACCGACTCCGACAAGTCCTATCTGGACGTCGTGCCGTGGATCGTCGTCTGCTTCGCCGAGAAGTCGGTGCCGACACCCGAGGGGTCGCTGCGCAAGGCCTACTACGTCAACGAGAGCGTCGGGATCGCCTGCGGGCTCTTCATCGAGGCGCTGCACACGATGGGCCTGGCGACGCTGACCCACACGCCGAACCCGATGGCGTTCCTCACCGAGATCCTGGAGCGGCCCGCGCACGAGCGTCCCTACATCCTTTTCCCGGTGGGCTACCCCGGACCCGGTGCGACCGTGCCCGATCTGACCCGAAAACCGCTGGAAGAGGCCCTGGAGTTCTTTCCCGCCAACGGTTTGTGA
- a CDS encoding glycosyltransferase family 2 protein yields the protein MLPTYNEKDSIAECIRQFEALGIIDEVIVVNNNAAAGTSEEVAKTGAREVIEHTQGYGAAIKRGLREANTDLVAICEPDGTFNPADIRKLLAFMPECEYVVGSRTVSNFIWDGANMGWFLQWGNWAVAKMIELIYNSPYLSDVGCTFRVMTREQADMILAKSKLDGSAYGLEMLILAVIMRSKFVQVPVNYHERVGVSSVTGDLGKTIKLGFGMIWLMLKMRMKRRKIRQMSPVYVRPLARSTR from the coding sequence GTGCTTCCGACGTACAACGAGAAGGACAGCATCGCCGAGTGCATCCGCCAGTTCGAGGCACTGGGGATCATTGACGAGGTCATCGTCGTCAACAACAACGCCGCCGCCGGCACCTCCGAGGAGGTAGCCAAGACCGGTGCCCGCGAGGTCATCGAGCACACGCAGGGCTACGGCGCCGCGATCAAGCGGGGCCTGCGCGAGGCGAACACCGACCTCGTCGCGATCTGCGAGCCGGACGGCACCTTCAACCCGGCCGACATCCGCAAGCTGCTCGCGTTCATGCCCGAATGTGAGTACGTCGTGGGTTCGCGGACCGTCTCCAACTTCATCTGGGACGGCGCCAACATGGGCTGGTTCCTGCAGTGGGGCAACTGGGCCGTGGCCAAGATGATCGAGCTGATCTACAACTCGCCCTACCTCAGCGACGTCGGCTGCACGTTCCGGGTGATGACCCGCGAGCAGGCCGACATGATCCTGGCGAAGTCGAAGCTCGACGGCTCGGCGTACGGCCTGGAGATGCTGATCCTCGCCGTGATCATGCGGTCGAAGTTCGTCCAGGTGCCGGTCAACTACCACGAGCGCGTCGGCGTCTCGTCGGTGACGGGCGACCTCGGCAAGACCATCAAGCTCGGCTTCGGCATGATCTGGCTGATGCTGAAGATGCGGATGAAGCGTCGCAAGATCCGCCAGATGTCGCCGGTCTACGTGCGCCCGCTGGCCCGTTCGACCCGCTGA
- a CDS encoding family 20 glycosylhydrolase, whose amino-acid sequence MPLVTRRTLAGVASAALVAGLLTTSIATPASAAAALSDVIPAPVTVQPAAGVTYTLPSGASVYTAPGSSAAAAVGTYLAALLRRSTGYAVPVADAPAGTPTSGISLLLTGADASVGAEGYQLDVTAATVVIRAQTAAGLFHGVQTLRQLLPAQVEAATVQSVAWTVAGGRIIDYPRYAYRGAMLDTARHFFPVATVKAYLDQLALYKINYLHLHLSDDQGWRIVVDSWSRLATYGGSTQVGGGAGGYYTKAQYSDIVAYAASRQITIVPEIDMPGHTNAALASYAELNCNGVAPALYTGTDVGFSTLCTSKAVTYTFVQNVLSELAALTPGPYLHIGGDEASATTPAQYSTFMNQVQPMVTNLGKSVMGWHQITGANASAGRVMQFWGTGTTDAAVVSAAAAGAKVVMSPANKAYLDMKYNTSTPLGLSWAGYIEVQTAYEWNPGAYLANLPAASVLGVEAPMWSETLTTLDNIEFMAFPRLPALAELGWSPWSTHNWTAFKTRLGAQGPRWTIMGIDFYRSTQVPWATGGTTTRYEAENATISQGVAEANHAGYSGTGFVNYDNATGSYVQWSITAAAAGPATLKLRFANGTMTNRPMNILVNGVVVASGLAFAGTGNWDTWQTRDIAVTLNAGANTVRATATTANGGPNVDYLER is encoded by the coding sequence ATGCCATTAGTCACCAGACGCACCCTCGCCGGCGTCGCCTCCGCTGCCCTCGTCGCCGGTCTGCTCACGACCTCCATCGCCACCCCGGCCTCGGCCGCCGCCGCGCTCTCCGATGTGATCCCCGCCCCGGTCACGGTGCAGCCCGCCGCCGGTGTCACCTACACGCTGCCGTCCGGCGCCTCGGTCTACACCGCGCCGGGCTCGTCCGCCGCGGCCGCCGTCGGCACCTACCTCGCCGCGCTCCTGCGCCGCTCCACCGGGTACGCCGTCCCGGTCGCCGACGCACCCGCGGGCACCCCGACGAGCGGCATCTCGCTGCTGCTCACCGGCGCGGACGCGAGTGTCGGCGCGGAGGGCTACCAGCTCGACGTGACCGCCGCGACCGTCGTCATCCGGGCGCAGACCGCCGCCGGGCTCTTCCACGGCGTGCAGACGCTGCGGCAGCTCCTCCCGGCGCAGGTGGAGGCCGCGACGGTGCAGTCGGTGGCGTGGACCGTCGCGGGTGGACGGATCATCGACTACCCCCGGTACGCCTACCGCGGCGCGATGCTCGACACGGCGCGCCACTTCTTCCCGGTCGCGACGGTGAAGGCCTACCTCGACCAGCTCGCGCTCTACAAAATCAACTACCTGCACCTGCACCTCTCCGACGACCAGGGCTGGCGCATCGTCGTCGACTCCTGGTCGCGGCTGGCCACCTACGGCGGCAGCACCCAGGTCGGCGGGGGCGCGGGCGGCTATTACACGAAGGCGCAGTACTCCGACATCGTCGCCTACGCCGCCTCGCGGCAGATCACGATCGTGCCGGAGATCGACATGCCGGGCCACACCAACGCGGCGCTCGCGTCCTATGCCGAGCTCAACTGCAACGGTGTCGCGCCCGCGCTCTACACCGGCACGGACGTCGGGTTCAGCACGCTGTGCACCTCGAAGGCGGTCACCTACACCTTCGTGCAGAACGTGCTCAGCGAGCTCGCGGCGCTCACCCCGGGGCCCTATCTGCACATCGGCGGCGACGAGGCGTCCGCGACGACGCCCGCGCAGTACTCCACCTTCATGAACCAGGTCCAGCCGATGGTGACCAACCTCGGCAAGTCGGTGATGGGCTGGCACCAGATCACCGGTGCCAACGCCTCGGCCGGCCGGGTGATGCAGTTCTGGGGCACCGGCACGACCGATGCCGCCGTCGTCAGTGCCGCCGCGGCGGGCGCGAAGGTCGTCATGTCCCCGGCGAACAAGGCCTACCTGGACATGAAGTACAACACCTCGACGCCGCTGGGCCTGTCCTGGGCGGGCTACATCGAGGTGCAGACGGCGTACGAGTGGAACCCCGGCGCCTACCTCGCCAACCTGCCCGCGGCGTCCGTGCTCGGCGTCGAGGCGCCGATGTGGAGCGAGACGCTCACGACGCTCGACAACATCGAGTTCATGGCGTTCCCGCGCCTGCCCGCGCTCGCCGAGCTCGGCTGGTCGCCGTGGTCCACGCACAACTGGACCGCCTTCAAGACCCGCCTCGGTGCGCAGGGCCCGCGCTGGACCATCATGGGGATCGACTTCTACCGCTCCACCCAGGTCCCGTGGGCGACCGGCGGGACGACCACCCGCTACGAGGCCGAGAACGCGACGATCTCGCAGGGGGTCGCCGAGGCGAACCACGCGGGCTACAGCGGCACCGGCTTCGTCAACTACGACAACGCCACCGGCAGCTACGTCCAGTGGTCGATCACCGCCGCAGCGGCGGGACCGGCGACGCTGAAGCTGCGCTTCGCCAACGGCACCATGACCAACCGGCCGATGAACATCCTGGTCAACGGCGTGGTCGTCGCGTCCGGGCTCGCCTTCGCGGGCACCGGCAACTGGGACACCTGGCAGACCAGGGACATCGCGGTCACCCTCAACGCGGGAGCCAACACCGTCCGCGCCACCGCCACGACGGCCAATGGCGGTCCCAACGTGGACTATCTGGAGCGATAA
- a CDS encoding S8 family peptidase yields the protein MHVTKVLTVGIAAAVTAALGLASPVAAAPAEAALAAVTGETVPGSYIVVFKDGTGSVATLAAAVTSQHSAGVRRTYAAALRGAAITATEQQARRIAADSRVAYVQPNTVFRASATQSPTPSYGLDRIDQRALPLTNSYTYSTTASNVHAYIIDTGIRFSHADLGGRATSGFDAIDGGSADDCNGHGTHVAGTVGGSAHGVAKGVQLVGVRVLDCEGSGTTEQVVAGIDWVTANAVKPAVANMSLGGGADAVLDAAVRASIASGVTYGIAAGNGFLGLFALDACTQSPARVAEAITVSVTNNTDTKASWGNRGTCVDVFAPGINIVSSWNTSDTATNTISGTSMSTPHVVGAAALYLANNTGASPAAVQAAIISNATTGVVKSPGSGSPNRLLYTGNF from the coding sequence ATGCACGTCACCAAGGTGCTGACGGTGGGGATCGCCGCCGCCGTGACCGCCGCACTCGGCCTGGCGTCGCCCGTCGCGGCCGCCCCGGCCGAGGCCGCGCTCGCCGCCGTCACCGGCGAGACCGTGCCCGGCAGCTACATCGTCGTCTTCAAGGACGGCACCGGCAGCGTCGCGACGCTCGCGGCCGCGGTCACGTCACAACACAGCGCGGGGGTACGCCGTACCTACGCCGCCGCCCTGCGCGGTGCCGCGATCACCGCCACGGAGCAGCAGGCGCGCCGGATCGCGGCGGATTCCCGGGTCGCCTACGTGCAGCCGAACACGGTCTTCCGCGCCTCGGCGACGCAGTCGCCCACCCCGTCCTACGGCCTGGACCGGATCGACCAGCGAGCCCTGCCGCTGACCAACTCCTACACCTACTCCACCACCGCGTCCAACGTGCACGCCTACATCATCGACACCGGGATCCGGTTCAGCCACGCTGACCTCGGCGGCCGGGCGACCAGCGGCTTCGACGCGATCGACGGCGGCAGCGCCGACGACTGCAACGGCCACGGGACCCACGTCGCGGGCACGGTCGGCGGTTCGGCCCACGGCGTCGCCAAGGGCGTGCAGCTCGTCGGCGTACGGGTGCTGGACTGCGAGGGCAGCGGCACCACCGAGCAGGTCGTCGCGGGCATCGACTGGGTCACCGCCAACGCGGTCAAGCCCGCCGTCGCCAACATGAGCCTCGGCGGCGGTGCCGACGCGGTGCTGGACGCGGCGGTCCGCGCCTCGATCGCGTCGGGCGTCACCTACGGCATCGCGGCGGGCAACGGGTTCCTGGGGCTCTTCGCCCTCGACGCCTGCACCCAGTCGCCGGCCCGGGTGGCGGAGGCGATCACGGTCTCGGTGACCAACAACACCGACACCAAGGCGTCCTGGGGCAACCGGGGCACCTGCGTCGACGTCTTCGCCCCCGGCATCAACATCGTGTCGAGCTGGAACACGAGCGACACGGCGACCAACACCATCAGCGGCACCTCGATGTCGACACCGCACGTCGTCGGTGCCGCAGCGCTCTACCTGGCCAACAACACCGGAGCGTCGCCCGCGGCAGTGCAGGCGGCGATCATCTCCAATGCCACCACCGGCGTGGTGAAGAGCCCCGGCAGCGGATCCCCCAACCGCCTGCTCTACACGGGAAACTTCTAG
- a CDS encoding LysR family transcriptional regulator, translating to MRVELRHLRVVCAIAEAGSVTKAAAQLGLAAPALTTQLQRIERTFGGQLFHRERTGVRPTELGELVLARARVLLPAAQGLEEEATRFASALSQRDATTSYRIGAVNGPLIGGLVSRLAATHPAARLTTHPSWSTTELASMLLDDKLDYAIVGACGEATPPLAGQLTWHLVASAPVFVLLSEDHPAAGVEEISLADLADAQWAATPGDGCFSDCFAAACARSGFTPQPILETDIGGCIDLVRSGDAVALCQPTFRESSGVVVVPLAGSPLHWRHLLGWRPDSPAARSAETVVSLAAEVYDAAVSRSTAYRRWLATR from the coding sequence ATGCGGGTGGAATTGCGCCACCTGAGAGTGGTCTGCGCGATAGCCGAAGCTGGCAGTGTCACGAAGGCCGCTGCCCAGCTCGGCCTCGCCGCGCCCGCGCTCACGACGCAGCTCCAACGCATCGAGCGCACCTTCGGCGGCCAGCTCTTTCACCGTGAGCGCACGGGTGTGCGCCCCACCGAGCTCGGCGAGCTGGTCCTCGCCCGGGCCCGGGTGCTGCTCCCCGCCGCGCAGGGACTGGAGGAGGAGGCGACGCGGTTCGCGAGCGCGCTAAGCCAACGGGATGCGACGACGAGCTACCGGATCGGGGCGGTCAACGGTCCGCTCATCGGCGGGCTCGTCTCCCGGCTCGCCGCGACCCATCCGGCCGCCCGGCTCACCACGCACCCGTCCTGGTCGACGACGGAGCTCGCCTCGATGCTGCTCGACGACAAGCTCGACTATGCCATCGTCGGCGCCTGCGGTGAGGCGACCCCGCCGCTCGCGGGGCAGCTCACCTGGCACCTCGTCGCGAGCGCGCCGGTCTTCGTGCTGCTCAGTGAGGATCATCCGGCGGCGGGAGTCGAGGAGATCAGCCTCGCCGACCTCGCCGACGCGCAGTGGGCGGCGACACCGGGCGACGGCTGCTTCTCCGACTGCTTCGCCGCCGCCTGCGCCCGGTCCGGCTTCACGCCGCAGCCGATCCTGGAGACCGACATCGGCGGCTGCATCGACCTGGTCCGCAGTGGTGACGCGGTGGCGCTGTGCCAGCCCACGTTCCGCGAGTCGTCGGGGGTGGTCGTGGTGCCGCTCGCCGGGAGCCCGCTGCACTGGCGCCACCTGCTCGGCTGGCGCCCGGACTCCCCCGCCGCCCGGTCGGCCGAGACGGTGGTGAGCCTCGCCGCCGAGGTCTACGACGCGGCGGTGTCGCGCAGCACCGCCTACCGCCGCTGGCTCGCCACCCGCTGA